Genomic DNA from Desulfuromonas versatilis:
TCGGGGAAGCGGATCGCCTTGCCGTGGCGGCTGGCGAGCAGGATGTCCATTTTGCCGTCGGTCAGGCGGGTGGAGACCAGGCGGTCCCCCTCGTCGATGGTCAGGGCGATGATGCCGCCGGCACGCGGGTTGGAGTAGGCCATCAGCTCGGTCTTCTTGACCACGCCGTTGCGGGTGGCGGTGATGATGTATTTGCCTTCGGCAAACTCCTTGACCGGCAGGATGCTGGTGACGTTCTCGCCCTGGGCGAGTTGCAGCAGGTTGACGATCGCCTTGCCCCGCGAAGCCCGTCCCCCCTGGGGAATCTCGTGGACCTTGAGCCAGTAGACCTTGCCCTGGTCGGTGAACACCAGGATGTAGGAGTGGGTCGAGGCGATGAACAGGTGCTCGACGAAATCCTCCTCCTTGGGGCGCATGCCGGTCTTGCCCTTGCCGCCGCGGCGCTGGGCGCGGTAGAGCGAGACGGCGTTGCGCTTGATGTAGCCGGTGTGGGAGACGGTGACCACCATGTCCTCCTCGACGATCAGGTCCTCGAGGGAGAGCTCGCCGGTCAACGGCACGATCTCGGTGCGGCGGGGATTGGCGTACTTCTCCTTGATCTCCAGCAGCTCGGTCTTGATGATGTTGAGGATCTCCACCTCGCTGGCGAGGATCTCCTTGAGCCGGGCGATCAGCGCCAGGATCTGGTTGTACTCCTCGACGATCTTGTCGCGCTCCAGGCCGGTGAGCCGGTGCAGGCGCATGTCGAGGATGGCCTGGGCCTGGATGTCGCTGAAGCCGAAGCGGGCCATCAGCCGCTCCTTGGCCTCGGGGGAGTTGGCGCTGGTCTTGATGATCTGGATCACCTCGTCGAGGTTCTCCAGGGCGATCTTGAGACCTTCGAGGATATGGGCGCGGGCCTCGGCCTTCTTCAACTCGAAGATGCAGCGCCGGGTCACCACCTCCTTGCGGTGGTCGATGAACAGGTCGAGGACCTCGCGCAGGGTCAGGATGCGCGGCTGCCCGCCGACGATGGCGAGCATGATGGTGCCGAAGGAGGACTGCATGGCAGTCATCTTGTAGAGCTGGTTGAGCACCACCTGGGGGATGGTGTCCTTCTTCAGCTCGATGACGATGCGCATCCCCTCGCGGTCCGATTCGTCGCGCAGGTCGGAGATCCCCTCGAGCTTCTTGTCCTTGACCAGGTCGGCGATTTTTTCGATCAGCTTAGCCTTGTTGACCTGGTAGGGAATCTCGGTGACGATGATCGCCTCGCGGCCGGTGCGCTTGTCCTTCTCCACCAAGGCACGGGCGCGCATGCGGATGATGCCGCGGCCGGTGCGGTAGGCTTCGCGGATCCCTTCGTAGCCGAAGATGAAGCCGCCGGTGGGAAAATCCGGACCGGGGACCTTTTCCATCAGCTCTTCCACGCGGATGCGCGGATCGTCGATGATCGCCACCAGCCCGTCGACCACCTCGCCCAGGTTGTGGGGCGGGATCTTGGTCGCCATGCCCACGGCGATCCCCTCCGAGCCGTTGACCAGCAGGTTGGGGAACTTGCTGGGCAGCACCAGCGGCTCCTGCAGCGAGTCGTCGTAGTTTGGACCGAAGTCGACGGTCTCCTTCTCGATGTCGGCCAGCAGCTCGTGGGCCAGCCGGTCCATGCGCACCTCGGTGTAGCGCATGGCCGCCGCCGAATCGCCGTCGACGGAACCGAAGTTGCCCTGGCCGTCCACCAGCGGGTGGCGCATGGAGAAATCCTGGGCCATGCGCACGATGGTGTCGTAGACCGCTGTATCGCCGTGGGGATGGTACTTACCGATGACGTCGCCGACCACGCGGGCCGACTTCTTGTACGGCTTGTTGAAATCGTTGCCGAGATCGTGCATGGCGTACAGCACCCGCCGGTGCACCGGCTTGAGCCCGTCGCGCACGTCGGGCAGGGCCCGGCCGACGATGACGCTCATGGCGTAGTCCATGTAGGACTTGCGCATCTCGTCTTCGATGTTGATGGTGACTTTATTCTGTTGATCGGAAAGCATGCAAAACCTCCGGGGAGTAAAGGAGCTAGGAGTTAGTAGTGAAAACCAACTCCCGACTCCTGGCTCCTAACTCCTGCCTTTAAATATCCAAATTCGAGACGTTCAGGGCATTGGTTTCGATGAACTCGCGGCGCGGTTCGACCTGGTCGCCCATGAGCACGGTAAATATCTCGTCGGCTTCCACCGCGTCCTCGATTTTAACCTGCAGCAGCACCCGTTTTTCCGGGTCCATGGTGGTCTCCCAGAGCTGCTCCGGGTTCATCTCCCCCAGCCCCTTGTAGCGCTGGATGTACTGGCCCTTCTTGGCCCGGCTGGTGAAGTACTCGAGCAGTTCCTGGCGTTCGTGGATGGCTGTTTCCTCCTTCCCCTCGAGGGAAACGAAGGCTTTTTCATCCACGCAGATATCCTCGACCTTGCGGTAAGCCTGCAGCAGCAGCTTGTACTCGTGGGAGGAGAGGATCTCCAGCACCGTCTGGTCGATGCGCGCCCGGATGCTGCCGAGGGTGAAAAGGATGCGCGGCGGCTCATCGAGGGCTTCGAAAACCGCTCGGGGTTCGATCCCCTTGAGGGTTTCGGCCAGCGGGCGCAAATCGTCCATGTCGGCGAAACCGTTCTGGATCTTGCCGCGCACGAAGATATTGAGCACCTCGCGGTTGACCCCCTTGTGGACCAGTTTGTCGAAGAGGGTGTTGAAATCGATGATGTTGCGCAGAGTCGGGATGATCTGTTTGCCGCGGATGACCTTGCCGGTTTTCTCCATCTGCACGGTTATCCCCTCGGTCCCCTCGTCGAGCAGGTACTCGAGCAGGGCCGCCTCGTCCTTGAGGTAGATCTCCTTCTTGCCGCGCTTGGCCTTGTAAAGCGGCGGCTGGGCGATGTAGAGGTGGCCGCGCTCGACCAGTTCGGGCATCTGCCGGAAGAAGAAGGTCAGCAGCAGGGTGCGGATGTGCGAGCCGTCGACGTCGGCGTCGGTCATGATGATGATGCGGTGGTAGCGCAGCTTGGCGACGTCGAAGTCCTCCTTGCCGATGCCGGTGCCCATGGCGGTGATCAGGGTGCGGATCTCGTTGGAGGTGAGCATCTTGTCGAAGCGCGCCTTCTCCACGTTGAGGATCTTCCCCTTGAGGGGCAGGATCGCCTGGTACTTGCGGTCGCGCCCCTGCTTGGCGCTGCCGCCGGCCGAATCGCCCTCGACCAGATAGATTTCGCACAGCGCCGGGTCCTTCTCCTGGCAGTCGGCCAACTTGCCGGGGAGCGAAAGCCCCTCCAGGGCCCCCTTGCGGCGGGTCAGGTCGCGGGCCTTGCGCGCCGCCTCGCGGGCGCGGGCCGCCTCGATCCCCTTCTCGAGGATCTTGCGCGCGACCTGGGGGTTCTCCTCCAGGTACATGGCCAGCTTCTCGTTCATCAGGGTCTCTACGTACCCCTTGATCTCCGAGTTGCCGAGCTTGGTCTTGGTCTGCCCCTCGAACTGGGGATCGGGGACCTTGACCGAGATGACCGCGGCCATCCCTTCGCGCAAATCGTCCCCGGAGATGGCGGTCTTGACGTTTTTGAGCAGGTTGTTGGCCGTGGCGTAGGTGTTCATGGTGCGGGTCAGCGCCGCCTTGAACCCCACCAGGTGGGTGCCCCCCTCGTGGGTGTTGATGTTGTTGGCGAAGGAGAAGATCTTCTCGTCGTAGCCGTCGTTGTACTGGATGGCCACCTCGATCTCGACCCCTTCTCTCTCCCCCTTGAAGAAAATCGGGGTCGGGTGGACCGGGGTCTTGGCCCGGTTAAGGTACTCGACGAAGGAGAGGATCCCCCCCTCGTAATGAAACTCGTGCTTCTTCTCGGTGCGCTCATCGGCGATGTTGATGCGCACCCCGCCGTTGAGAAAGGCCAGTTCACGCAGGCGCTGGGAGAGCACTTCGAAGGAGAACTCGGTGGTCTCGAAGATCTCGCCGTCGGGCCAGAAGGTGATCTTGGTGCCACGGCGCTTGGTCTCCCCCTCCTCGCGCAGCGGGGTGGTCGGCACCCCGCGCTCGTAGTTCTGGCGGTAGATCTTGTTGTCGCGGCGAATTTCCAGGTCGAGGCGGACCGAGAGGGCGTTGACCACCGACACCCCCACGCCGTGCAGACCCCCGGAGACCTTGTAGGAGTCGCTGTCGAACTTGCCGCCGGCGTGCAGCACCGTCAGCACGACCTCGGCGGCGGATTTTTTCTGCGTCGGGTGCATGTCCACGGGGATGCCGCGGCCGTTGTCCTCGACCGTCACCGAGCCATCGACATGGATGGAGACGTTGACCTCGTCGCAGTAGCCGGCCAGGGCCTCGTCAATGGAGTTGTCCACGACCTCGTAAACCAGATGATGCAGGCCATTGGGTCCAGTGGAGCCGATATACATGGCTGGGCGCTTGCGCACCGCGGAAAGCCCCTCGAGAACCTTGATGCTTTCGGCTCCATACTGCTTTTCCGTCTTATCCGTCATACTTACCTCGTTCTGGATTATCTTCCTGAAGGCTGCCAGCGCGCACCCGGAAAAATTTGCCCTGGTGAATGCCTTCCTTGATCAAAGGTTGAATATCGGTCGTTGTGATGAAAACCTGCCCCCTGCGCTCGAGCAGAAAACGAAAAAAGTATCCCTGGCGATGGCGGTCGAGCTCGCTGGTCATATCATCGAGCAGCAAAACCGGGGGTTCGCCGGTGCGAGATTCCAGATCCATGATCTGAGCCGTTTTGAAAGCCAGCATGAAGGAGCGCTGCTGGCCCTGAGAGCCGAAAAGGCGTAATGGGCGCCCATCAACGAGAAAAAGCGGATCGTCCCGGTGAGGACCGGCCAGGGTCTGGCCCAAACGACGCTCCCGTTCCGCCTTTCCATCCAGTTCCTCACGGAGTCTTTCCCGCAAAGCTTCCTCGTCCGCTTCACCCTCGCGGTAAACCAGGTCGGCCTGCTCCCGGTTATCGGTTATCCCGCCGTAAACTTCCCTCAACCGGGGTGTCATTTCGGCAAGATACCTGGCTCGTTCCCAACGCAGCCGGGCCCCGCAGCGGATCAAGCCCTCGGTCCATGGGGCCAGTTCCTGGGCGGGTTTTCCCTCCCGGAGCAACAGGTTTCGCTGACGCAGGTGGCGCTCAAATTCCTGGGCCCGTTCGAGATACAGCGGATCGGTCTGGAAAATGGCCCGATCCAGCAACGCGCGACGCCCGGCCGGTGAACCTTTGATGAGGTTCACCTCCTCGGGGGAAAAAAGAATCGGACGCAGATGGCCGAAAAAGTCCCGGGAAGATCTCAGGTCCTTGCCGTCGATGCGGACTTTTTTCCCCGTGGAAACAATGCTCAGCTCCAGGCGGCGCTCCACCTGTTGACTGCTGACACGGGCCGAAAGGTGGGCCGTGCCGGTGCTTTCGGGCAGAAATTCCCCGTTGCGGGAAGCCCGGAAGCTTTTCAGGTTGCCGAGAAGGTAAATTCCTTCCAGGAGGTTGGTTTTTCCCTGGGCATTATCGCCCCAAAGAACATTGAAGCCAGTATCCGGGGAAAACTCCGCCCGTTCGATATTTCGAAATGCTCGGTACTGAATCTGCTTAATGTACATGCAGTGGATATCCGGACGATGGCACCTTCCGGGACAAACAAAGTTCCCCGGTCACAGGCGCATCGGCATGACCACGGCCAGGTAGTCGGTCTCTTCTGCGGGGTTGATAAGCCCCGGGGAGAGATTGTCCTTGAGTTTGAGGACAACCTTCTCTGCATCCTGAGCCTGGAGAATGTCCATCAAATAGCGGGCATTGAAGCCGATGGAAAGTTCCGGTCCCTGATATTCAATCTCCAGATCCTCCCTCGCATCACCCAACTCCGGGTTGGATGAGGAAATCTCCAAAAGATCGGTACGCAGGAATAGCTTGACCCCCCTGGATTTTTCGCTGGAGAGAATCGACATGCGGCGCAGAGAGTGCAACAGCAGGTCGCGGGGAATCGTTGCGGCGAATTCGTTGGCCTTGGGGATGACCCGGCTGTAATCGGGAAATTCCCCATCCACCAGACGCATCACCACGATGGTCTGATCCTTTTTGATGACCGCATTGTTGTCCATGAACCCCAGGTGGATATCCGAAGGGCCTTCTTCGGCCATTTTCTTCAATTCCATGATGCCTTTGCGGGGAAAGATGACTCCCTTTTGCAACTCAGGAATGTGGGAGGCACCGAGATCGCGGCTAATCAGGGAAAGGCGGTGGCCGTCGGTGGCAACCAGGGTGAGTTGGGCTTTTTCCTGCTGCTCCGTGGAGCGGAAGAATATCCCGTTCAGATTGTATTTGGTTTCGTCATTGGAAATGGAAAAGGCTGTTTTATCGATCATTTCCTTGAGCAGGGTGCTGCTGATGGCAACAAATTGCTCTTTTTCCGGTTGGGGAAAGTAGGGGAATTCCTCCGCCGAGAGACCCACGATATTGAAAAGAGCCTTTCCGCAACGGATTTCGATCCAGCAATTGTCCTTGGCGAGGAAAGAAATTTCCTTTTCCGGCAGTTCCTTGATGATTTCGTAGAGTTTTTTCGCCGAGACGGTTACCCGACCGGGGGTTTCCACGGTCGCCGGGTGGGATGCGCGCATTCCGACCTCGAGGTCCGTGGCCGTGAGGAAAATCTGTCCATCCCTGGCCTCGATCAGGACGTTCGAGAGAATAGGGATGGTGTTGCGTTTTTCCACTACCCCCTGGATACGGGCGAGGCCCTTGAGGAAAACCTCTTTTTCAATAAAAAATTGCATGGGACCTCCTATTCACAGAAACCGGTTATTTCGAAGAAATAATAAATTCGTTTAGTAGATAGTAGTAAATGCCTGTGGACTTGTGGAAAAGCAAAAAAAAACCTAGGAAAACAGAAACTTGAACTGTTCATCATATCGTTGGCGAGGTGTTGCGGAAAACCTCCGATTTGTTGATGGGCAGTTTTTCACCAGTCTGTCCTCAAAGCTGTCCCCTGGCCATGCACAGGGCCGAAAGGGAAAATGGTGCCCCGCAAAGAACTAATTGGTTAAGGCGTTCTTAATGGTATTGATGGTTGAACGCAACTGGAAATCGTCCTCGGTCTGCTTCTCTATTTTTTTTATGGCGTGGATAATCGTTGAGTGATCTTTGCCGCCAAAACGTTCGCCGATCTCAGGGTATGAGCATGAGGTCAATTGGCGGGACAGGTACATGGCTACCTGGCGGGGGAGGACCAGGGCCTTCAGGCGCTTGGAGGATTTGATGTCCGATACCCGGACATTGTAGTGGGCGGCTACCGTCTTCATGATCTCTTCAACGGTGAGCTCACGGTTTTTTTCCACCAGGATGTCTTTCAAGACCTCCTTGACCATCGCCAGGGTTACCGGTGTGGAGGTAAGGCTGGCATATGCGCCGATGCGGATGAGGTAACCTTCCAGTTCGCGAACGTTGCTGGTTACCGAATTGGCCAGGAACAGGGTGACATCCTCCGGGAGGAATATCCCGTTTTGTTCCGCCTTCATTTTCAAGATGGCCTGCTTGGTCTCTACATCCGGGGATTGGATATCCGCGATCAGGCCCCACTCGAACCTGGACCGCAGGCGTTCCTCCAGGCCCGGAATTTCCTTGGGAAATTTGTCCGAGGTGACGACGATCTGTTTATGGGACTCGTAGAGAGCATTGAACGTGTGGAAAAACTCCTCCTGGGTACGTTCCTTGCCGGCGATGAACTGGACATCGTCAATGAGCAGCACGTCCATGGAACGGAATTTATTTCTAAACTCGTCCATTTTCGCGTAGCGTAGCGAATTTATCAGTTCATTCATGAATTTTTCGGAAGTGTAATAGCAAACGCGCATTTCCGGGTTTTTCTTGTGAATGGCGTTTCCTACCGCGTTGACCAGATGGGTCTTGCCCAGGCCGACCCCACCATAAATAAAAAGTGGGTTATAGGTAGTGGCCGGGTTGTTAGCCACCGCCATTGCGGCGGCAAAGGCAAACTGGTTGGAAGAACCCGAAACAAATTCCTCAAAGGTGTATTTGCTGTTTAAGCCGTATGCGCCGCAACCTTCCCTCGATATGGGTTCGGAGTCCCTGGCGGGCGGGGCTGGTGGTATTTCGGGCGATGAGGGAACCTGGGGAGTTGTATCGGGGCTTTTGCGCTGGGCGATGTTCAACTGCACCCTATAAGCCACCGCGCCAATCTGGGAGAGAGTTTCCCGGATGATGGGGATGTAGTGTTCTCTGACCCAGTCGAGGATAAAACGATTGGGGACCTCCAGGATAACCAGGTCCTTGTCGATTTCCACGAAATGAATGGATTTTATCCAGGTGGAAAAATGCTGAGGGGTTAGGGTTCGCTCCAGGTGAGCGAGTGTTTCCTGCCAGAGTCTGTTCATGGGCAATAAAGGTAAACAGCCGTTCTCCTGGATAAGTGGTACTCGCGGCAAAAAATATCCACACCCTTATAAACAGCTGTGGATAAAAGTAAATTCCTTGTTCGGCGGGGTTGTTAGGGCCGCCTGGAGGGTGGAAATCGACACTCTAAACTAACAGAGGCGTCCCCCCAATGCAACAGGTTTTTCCGCAGAAACGGCGGATCTCGCTGCAAGAAACAGGGAGGGTAATTGCTTTTAGTGCTTGACAAAATACCCGAAAAATGGGTAATGATGTCTTTTGTCAAAAAACACCCAATCCAATGCAAAGGGAGAACATAATACAATGAAAAGAACTTATCAGCCGAGCAAGATCCGTAGAAAAAGAACCCATGGTTTCCGCAAGCGGATGCAGACCAAGAATGGGCAGACCGTTCTCAAGCGGCGGCGGGCCCGGGGCCGTAAGGTGCTGGTGCCTACGATCCCGACCAAATAAAGACCCTTGGCAGGAATTGAAGAGGGAAGGCTGACGTTTCCCAGCCGGCTGCGGTTGCGGGAACGGTTTGAATTCAACCGTGCCTGGGCCAAAGGCCAGAAGCGGCATACCGCCCACTTCATCGTGCTTATCCTGGAAAAGAGTGACGGCCCTACCCGGCTCGGGCTTACAGTAAGCCGCAAAGTCGGGGGGGCCGTTTCTCGCAATAGAGTAAAGCGGATTGTCCGGGAATTCTTTCGTACCCAGCAAAACCATCTGCCGCCTGGAATCGATCTATCCATAATCGCCAAGAAAGGCGCTTGCCGACTCACTGTGGGCCAGTTGTGCGAGGAATTCAAGTTTCTTCTGGTTCGGTAACCAGCATTGGAATACCCCATGCTTAGGCGCTGCCTCATCGGTCTGATCGTTTTTTACCAGAAGTTCATCTCCCCCCTTAAGGCACCCTCCTGCCGATTCTACCCCTCCTGCTCCAGTTATGCCCGAGACGCTTTTGCCAAGTACGGTGTCGTGCGAGGCCTGCTATTGAGTCTGGGCAGAATCGGCAAGTGCCACCCCTTTCATCCTGGCG
This window encodes:
- the dnaA gene encoding chromosomal replication initiator protein DnaA — encoded protein: MNRLWQETLAHLERTLTPQHFSTWIKSIHFVEIDKDLVILEVPNRFILDWVREHYIPIIRETLSQIGAVAYRVQLNIAQRKSPDTTPQVPSSPEIPPAPPARDSEPISREGCGAYGLNSKYTFEEFVSGSSNQFAFAAAMAVANNPATTYNPLFIYGGVGLGKTHLVNAVGNAIHKKNPEMRVCYYTSEKFMNELINSLRYAKMDEFRNKFRSMDVLLIDDVQFIAGKERTQEEFFHTFNALYESHKQIVVTSDKFPKEIPGLEERLRSRFEWGLIADIQSPDVETKQAILKMKAEQNGIFLPEDVTLFLANSVTSNVRELEGYLIRIGAYASLTSTPVTLAMVKEVLKDILVEKNRELTVEEIMKTVAAHYNVRVSDIKSSKRLKALVLPRQVAMYLSRQLTSCSYPEIGERFGGKDHSTIIHAIKKIEKQTEDDFQLRSTINTIKNALTN
- the yidD gene encoding membrane protein insertion efficiency factor YidD, encoding MLRRCLIGLIVFYQKFISPLKAPSCRFYPSCSSYARDAFAKYGVVRGLLLSLGRIGKCHPFHPGGFDPLP
- the gyrA gene encoding DNA gyrase subunit A translates to MLSDQQNKVTINIEDEMRKSYMDYAMSVIVGRALPDVRDGLKPVHRRVLYAMHDLGNDFNKPYKKSARVVGDVIGKYHPHGDTAVYDTIVRMAQDFSMRHPLVDGQGNFGSVDGDSAAAMRYTEVRMDRLAHELLADIEKETVDFGPNYDDSLQEPLVLPSKFPNLLVNGSEGIAVGMATKIPPHNLGEVVDGLVAIIDDPRIRVEELMEKVPGPDFPTGGFIFGYEGIREAYRTGRGIIRMRARALVEKDKRTGREAIIVTEIPYQVNKAKLIEKIADLVKDKKLEGISDLRDESDREGMRIVIELKKDTIPQVVLNQLYKMTAMQSSFGTIMLAIVGGQPRILTLREVLDLFIDHRKEVVTRRCIFELKKAEARAHILEGLKIALENLDEVIQIIKTSANSPEAKERLMARFGFSDIQAQAILDMRLHRLTGLERDKIVEEYNQILALIARLKEILASEVEILNIIKTELLEIKEKYANPRRTEIVPLTGELSLEDLIVEEDMVVTVSHTGYIKRNAVSLYRAQRRGGKGKTGMRPKEEDFVEHLFIASTHSYILVFTDQGKVYWLKVHEIPQGGRASRGKAIVNLLQLAQGENVTSILPVKEFAEGKYIITATRNGVVKKTELMAYSNPRAGGIIALTIDEGDRLVSTRLTDGKMDILLASRHGKAIRFPESDVRPMGRTSRGVRGMLLEDDDRIIGMEVVTDATSATLVTVTENGYGKRTDLEEYRVQSRGGKGIITIKTSERNGKVVDIKLVNEDVDLMFITDRGKVLRTSVSHLSIIGRNTQGVRLMVLEPGERIVAVAKLAEKDEENGDSEAEEEAFEGGVEGAPEEE
- the rpmH gene encoding 50S ribosomal protein L34, which codes for MKRTYQPSKIRRKRTHGFRKRMQTKNGQTVLKRRRARGRKVLVPTIPTK
- the recF gene encoding DNA replication/repair protein RecF (All proteins in this family for which functions are known are DNA-binding proteins that assist the filamentation of RecA onto DNA for the initiation of recombination or recombinational repair.), with the translated sequence MYIKQIQYRAFRNIERAEFSPDTGFNVLWGDNAQGKTNLLEGIYLLGNLKSFRASRNGEFLPESTGTAHLSARVSSQQVERRLELSIVSTGKKVRIDGKDLRSSRDFFGHLRPILFSPEEVNLIKGSPAGRRALLDRAIFQTDPLYLERAQEFERHLRQRNLLLREGKPAQELAPWTEGLIRCGARLRWERARYLAEMTPRLREVYGGITDNREQADLVYREGEADEEALRERLREELDGKAERERRLGQTLAGPHRDDPLFLVDGRPLRLFGSQGQQRSFMLAFKTAQIMDLESRTGEPPVLLLDDMTSELDRHRQGYFFRFLLERRGQVFITTTDIQPLIKEGIHQGKFFRVRAGSLQEDNPERGKYDG
- the gyrB gene encoding DNA topoisomerase (ATP-hydrolyzing) subunit B; the protein is MTDKTEKQYGAESIKVLEGLSAVRKRPAMYIGSTGPNGLHHLVYEVVDNSIDEALAGYCDEVNVSIHVDGSVTVEDNGRGIPVDMHPTQKKSAAEVVLTVLHAGGKFDSDSYKVSGGLHGVGVSVVNALSVRLDLEIRRDNKIYRQNYERGVPTTPLREEGETKRRGTKITFWPDGEIFETTEFSFEVLSQRLRELAFLNGGVRINIADERTEKKHEFHYEGGILSFVEYLNRAKTPVHPTPIFFKGEREGVEIEVAIQYNDGYDEKIFSFANNINTHEGGTHLVGFKAALTRTMNTYATANNLLKNVKTAISGDDLREGMAAVISVKVPDPQFEGQTKTKLGNSEIKGYVETLMNEKLAMYLEENPQVARKILEKGIEAARAREAARKARDLTRRKGALEGLSLPGKLADCQEKDPALCEIYLVEGDSAGGSAKQGRDRKYQAILPLKGKILNVEKARFDKMLTSNEIRTLITAMGTGIGKEDFDVAKLRYHRIIIMTDADVDGSHIRTLLLTFFFRQMPELVERGHLYIAQPPLYKAKRGKKEIYLKDEAALLEYLLDEGTEGITVQMEKTGKVIRGKQIIPTLRNIIDFNTLFDKLVHKGVNREVLNIFVRGKIQNGFADMDDLRPLAETLKGIEPRAVFEALDEPPRILFTLGSIRARIDQTVLEILSSHEYKLLLQAYRKVEDICVDEKAFVSLEGKEETAIHERQELLEYFTSRAKKGQYIQRYKGLGEMNPEQLWETTMDPEKRVLLQVKIEDAVEADEIFTVLMGDQVEPRREFIETNALNVSNLDI
- the rnpA gene encoding ribonuclease P protein component → MAGIEEGRLTFPSRLRLRERFEFNRAWAKGQKRHTAHFIVLILEKSDGPTRLGLTVSRKVGGAVSRNRVKRIVREFFRTQQNHLPPGIDLSIIAKKGACRLTVGQLCEEFKFLLVR
- the dnaN gene encoding DNA polymerase III subunit beta → MQFFIEKEVFLKGLARIQGVVEKRNTIPILSNVLIEARDGQIFLTATDLEVGMRASHPATVETPGRVTVSAKKLYEIIKELPEKEISFLAKDNCWIEIRCGKALFNIVGLSAEEFPYFPQPEKEQFVAISSTLLKEMIDKTAFSISNDETKYNLNGIFFRSTEQQEKAQLTLVATDGHRLSLISRDLGASHIPELQKGVIFPRKGIMELKKMAEEGPSDIHLGFMDNNAVIKKDQTIVVMRLVDGEFPDYSRVIPKANEFAATIPRDLLLHSLRRMSILSSEKSRGVKLFLRTDLLEISSSNPELGDAREDLEIEYQGPELSIGFNARYLMDILQAQDAEKVVLKLKDNLSPGLINPAEETDYLAVVMPMRL